The following coding sequences lie in one Pseudorasbora parva isolate DD20220531a chromosome 18, ASM2467924v1, whole genome shotgun sequence genomic window:
- the st6galnac6 gene encoding alpha-N-acetylgalactosaminide alpha-2,6-sialyltransferase 6: MTLRIVDKQWQQGQRMVIYGTVFLVMTLLILYSSNSSADFSSSFKVSEFHHKVRNTNLKKWAGKEGYLPVYGNKSMSLRCHHCALVTSSSHVLGTRAGDEIDRTECVIRMNDAPTSGYASDVGNRTSVRVVAHSSVFRVVRKPAEFLNHSESPAIIFWGPSSKIGRDAKGTLYRLIQRVSMTYRNMTFFVISPNKMQKFDTLFQKETGRDRKKSQSWLSTGWFTMVIAIEMCDNIKVYGMVPPNHCGRHPQPKRMPYHYYKPRGPDECVTYLQNERGRRGSHHRFITEKQVFARWAKQYNISYTHPSW, encoded by the exons ATGACACTGCGGATTGTAGATAAA CAATGGCAGCAGGGGCAGCGGATGGTGATTTATGGGACGGTCTTCCTCGTCATGACCCTCCTCATCCTCTACAGCTCAAACAGCTCAGCTGATTTTTCCAGCTCCTTTAAAGTCAGTGAGTTTCACCACAAGGTCCGAAACACCAACCTCAAGAAATGGGCTGGGAAAGAGGGATACCTTCCTGTTTACGGCAACAAG AGCATGAGCCTGCGCTGCCATCACTGTGCATTAGTGACCAGCTCTAGTCACGTGTTGGGGACTCGCGCCGGAGACGAGATCGACCGCACGGAGTGTGTCATCCGCATGAACGACGCTCCCACATCCGGCTACGCATCAGACGTGGGCAACCGGACCAGTGTGCGCGTCGTGGCTCATTCCAGCGTATTTCGGGTCGTGCGCAAACCTGCGGAGTTCCTCAATCACTCAGAAAGCCCTGCCATCATATTCTGGGGCCCGTCGTCTAAGATCGGACGCGACGCAAAGGGAACTCTGTACCGGCTGATCCAGAGAGTCAGTATGACCTACAGGAACATGACCTTCTTCGTCATCTCACCAAACAAAATGCAGAAGTTTGACACGCTCTTTCAGAAAGAGACCGGCCGAGACAG aaaaaagtCTCAGTCGTGGTTAAGCACAGGCTGGTTTACCATGGTGATTGCCATAGAGATGTGTGACAACATAAAGGTTTATGGGATGGTGCCGCCAAACCATTGTGG GAGACACCCTCAGCCCAAACGAATGCCCTATCACTACTACAAACCCAGAGGTCCAGACGAGTGTGTGACGTACCTGCAGAACGAGAGGGGGCGGCGTGGATCACACCATCGCTTCATCACTGAGAAACAGGTGTTCGCACGCTGGGCCAAGCAGTACAACATCAGCTACACCCACCCATCGTGGTGA
- the st6galnac4 gene encoding alpha-N-acetyl-neuraminyl-2,3-beta-galactosyl-1,3-N-acetyl-galactosaminide alpha-2,6-sialyltransferase: MNTLRFHWICLLLLSVCLLLWYNHVMKTGLAVKTGVRGYTRVHPNTRSSSFLLDFRCGRCAVVSSSGQMLGGGRGQEIDQQDCVIRMNAAPTVGYVADVGNRTSLRVVSHTSVPHLLRQQGYFFGREAETRYVIWGPEKNMRQDGKGKIFNALVMLAKKYPHTHIYAVTREKVQYCDSVFQNETGKNRMKSGAFLSTGFFTMILALEVCDSVLVYGMIDGSYCSLSNHSSVPYHYYEPSRLDECRMYRAHEHAKKGGHRFITEKLIYSRWASQGKLRFVYPPWSP, translated from the exons ATGAACACCCTG AGGTTTCACTGGATctgcctcctcctcctctctgtGTGTCTGCTGCTATGGTACAATCATGTGATGAAGACTGGGCTTGCCGTGAAAACAGGTGTCCGTGGTTACACGAGGGTCCATCCCAACACTCGCTCAAGTTCGTTT TTGCTGGACTTCCGCTGCGGCCGTTGTGCCGTGGTGTCCAGTTCCGGGCAGATGCTGGGCGGTGGACGGGGTCAAGAGATCGACCAGCAGGACTGTGTGATCCGGATGAACGCAGCGCCCACCGTGGGATACGTGGCTGATGTGGGCAACAGGACCAGCCTGCGCGTCGTCTCCCACACCAGCGTGCCACACCTGCTACGCCAACAGGGCTATTTTTTCGGGCGAGAGGCAGAAACTAGATACGTCATCTGGGGCCCTGAAAAAAACATGAGGCAGGATGGAAAGGGGAAAATCTTTAATGCACTAGTGATGCTGGCCAAGAagtatccacacacacacatctacgCCGTCACCAGAGAAAAGGTTCAGTACTGTGACAGCGTGTTTCAAAACGAAACAGGCAAAAACAG GATGAAATCAGGGGCTTTTCTCAGTACAGGGTTTTTTACCATGATTTTGGCCCTCGAGGTGTGTGACAGTGTTCTGGTTTACGGAATGATTGACGGCTCTTACTGCAG TCTCTCCAACCACTCGTCCGTGCCGTACCACTACTATGAGCCGTCCCGTCTGGATGAGTGCCGGATGTACCGCGCTCATGAACACGCAAAGAAGGGCGGCCATCGCTTCATCACAGAGAAACTCATTTACAGCCGCTGGGCGTCTCAGGGGAAACTACGGTTTGTTTACCCACCCTGGTCACCATAG